A stretch of the Archangium violaceum genome encodes the following:
- a CDS encoding cytochrome P450, with protein sequence MTTPAPLPPMPPGHWLWGHLPERARDPLGLYLKSRERLGDVVRYRMGYIFVEQLTHPDHVKHVLADANARYTKGTVFDKTRPLVGNGLLTADGDFWKRQRRLAQPAFHRERLAALGARMTDTITETLQTWEPAVASGRPLPVFQEMMKLTLTVAVRSLFGVDVGEHTRAVGDAFTTALSVTNERIISPLPYLPWLYRLPSRDNRAFREAVDTLDSIVRGIISQRRVKGPGAGADEDLLGMLMAASDADTGDTFDDAQLRDEVMTLLLAGHETTATALAWTFHLLEQNPEVEATLHAEVDAALGGRVPTLADLPKLRYVGCVFEEAMRLYPPVWAIPRVPLEDDVVDGYRIPKGDIVILVPYVTHRHPDFWPEPERFDPTRFLPENSKDRPRWAYLPFGGGQRQCIGNNFAMMEAQFVLALVAQRFRLRGVPGVPVEPEPHVSLRPRGPMPMHVERREDRSQVRARTA encoded by the coding sequence ATGACGACCCCCGCACCGCTGCCCCCCATGCCTCCCGGCCACTGGCTCTGGGGCCACCTGCCCGAGCGCGCGAGAGATCCACTCGGCCTGTACCTGAAGAGCCGCGAGCGACTCGGCGACGTGGTGCGCTACCGCATGGGCTACATCTTCGTGGAGCAGCTCACCCACCCGGACCATGTGAAGCACGTGCTCGCCGACGCGAACGCGCGCTACACGAAGGGCACCGTCTTCGACAAGACGCGCCCCCTGGTGGGCAACGGCCTGCTCACCGCCGACGGTGACTTCTGGAAGCGCCAGCGCCGGCTCGCCCAGCCCGCCTTCCACCGCGAGCGCCTGGCCGCGCTCGGCGCGAGGATGACGGACACCATCACCGAGACACTCCAGACGTGGGAGCCCGCGGTGGCCTCGGGCCGGCCGCTGCCGGTGTTCCAGGAGATGATGAAGCTCACCCTCACCGTGGCGGTGCGCTCGCTCTTCGGCGTGGACGTGGGCGAGCACACCCGCGCCGTGGGTGACGCCTTCACCACCGCGCTCTCCGTCACCAACGAGCGCATCATCTCCCCCCTGCCCTACCTGCCCTGGCTCTACCGTCTGCCCTCGCGCGACAACCGCGCCTTCCGCGAGGCGGTGGACACGCTGGACTCCATCGTACGCGGCATCATCTCCCAGCGCCGCGTGAAGGGGCCCGGGGCGGGCGCGGATGAAGATCTGCTCGGCATGCTGATGGCCGCGAGCGACGCGGACACCGGGGACACCTTCGACGACGCGCAGCTGCGCGACGAGGTGATGACGCTGTTGCTGGCCGGCCACGAGACGACGGCCACGGCGCTCGCGTGGACCTTCCACCTGCTGGAGCAGAACCCCGAGGTGGAGGCCACCCTGCACGCGGAGGTGGACGCGGCGCTCGGCGGGCGGGTGCCCACCCTGGCGGATCTACCGAAGCTGCGCTACGTGGGCTGCGTCTTCGAGGAGGCCATGCGCCTCTACCCGCCCGTCTGGGCCATCCCCCGCGTGCCCCTGGAGGATGACGTGGTGGACGGCTACCGGATTCCCAAGGGGGACATCGTCATCCTCGTCCCCTACGTCACCCACCGTCATCCGGACTTCTGGCCCGAGCCGGAGCGCTTCGATCCCACGCGCTTCCTCCCGGAGAACAGCAAGGACCGGCCGCGCTGGGCCTACCTGCCCTTCGGCGGAGGGCAACGCCAGTGCATCGGCAACAACTTCGCGATGATGGAGGCGCAGTTCGTGCTCGCCCTGGTGGCCCAGCGCTTCCGCCTGCGCGGGGTACCCGGCGTCCCCGTGGAGCCCGAGCCCCACGTCTCCCTGCGTCCCCGCGGTCCCATGCCCATGCACGTGGAGCGCCGCGAGGACAGGTCCCAGGTGCGCGCTCGCACGGCGTGA